From Medicago truncatula cultivar Jemalong A17 chromosome 7, MtrunA17r5.0-ANR, whole genome shotgun sequence, a single genomic window includes:
- the LOC25497930 gene encoding protein kinase PVPK-1, which translates to MESPFDGVGSLLEVQKSVSGVDHNPPSTSRPPLGASRNQGPSFNHHSQGKMKDTYEEAKNVEHEGTTKDVYASQTETFESCLVKNISTIETKLCISDDSTDHNSVDILESDNGILGSSKRVIDQKNSEITFCSSPQNSLYSTTDFLEAKESFTNTGITECVSVDKSVESGEVTNSGESRKTSICRGSTGSDVSDESSISSLSSSLYKPHKANDVRWEAIQAIRVRDGGLEMRHFRLLKKLGCGDIGSVYLAELSSTRTCFAMKVMNKTELSSRKKLPRAQTEREILQSLDHPFLPSLYTHFETESFSCLVMEFCPGGDLHALRQRQPGKYFSEHAARFYVAEVLLALEYLHMLGIIYRDLKPENVLVREDGHIMLSDFDLSLRCAVSPTLVKSANSNLETKGSGYCAQPACIEPTCVIKPDCIQPSCFTPRFLSGKSKKKEKKLKPKNDVHNQVTPLPELMAEPTNARSMSFVGTHEYLAPEIIKGEGHGSAVDWWTFGIFLYELLFGRTPFKGSANRATLFNVVGQPLRFPESPSVSFAARDLIRGLLVKEPQHRLAYRRGATEIKQHPFFQNINWALIRCATPPEVPRQAMKAALTPEKKAPGVKPSGNYLDIDFF; encoded by the exons ATGGAGTCACCTTTTGATGGAGTTGGTTCTTTACTTGAGGTTCAGAAATCGGTTTCCGGCGTAGATCACAATCCGCCATCGACGTCTCGGCCGCCTTTAGGGGCATCTAGAAATCAAGGGCCGTCTTTCAATCATCACAGTCAAGGAAAGATGAAAGATACCTATGAGGAAGCTAAAAATGTGGAGCATGAAGGAACAACTAAAGATGTCTATGCAAGCCAAACCGAAACTTTTGAAAGTTGTTTGGTAAAGAACATTTCCACAATCGAAACAAAATTGTGCATCAGCGACGATTCCACTGATCACAATTCCGTCGACATATTAGAATCTGACAATGGCATATTGGGTTCATCGAAACGAGTTATCGATCAGAAAAACTCAGAGATTACGTTTTGCTCAAGTCCACAGAATAGTTTATATTCTACCACTGACTTTTTAGAAGCCAAAGAAAGTTTCACCAACACCGGAATCACTGAATGCGTTAGTGTCGATAAGTCAGTTGAAAGTGGAGAAGTTACCAATTCAGGTGAGAGCAGGAAGACGAGCATCTGTAGAGGGAGTACCGGAAGTGATGTTAGCGATGAAAGCAGCATCAGTAGCTTGAGCAGTTCGTTGTATAAACCTCACAAAGCAAATGATGTAAGATGGGAAGCAATTCAAGCGATCCGAGTTCGGGATGGGGGATTAGAAATGAGACATTTTAGGTTGTTGAAGAAATTGGGATGTGGAGACATAGGAAGTGTATATCTAGCAGAGTTAAGCAGCACAAGGACTTGTTTTGCAATGAAAGTAATGAACAAGACTGAACTATCGAGTCGCAAGAAGCTTCCAAGGGCGCAGACCGAGAGAGAGATATTGCAGTCTCTCGATCATCCATTTTTACCTTCATTGTACACACACTTTGAGACAGAATCATTCTCTTGCTTGGTTATGGAGTTTTGTCCTGGTGGGGATCTTCATGCACTCAGGCAAAGACAACCTGGGAAATATTTTTCAGAACATGCTGCAAG GTTTTATGTAGCAGAAGTTCTCCTTGCTTTGGAGTACTTGCACATGCTTGGAATCATCTACAGAGACCTTAAGCCCGAGAACGTGTTGGTGAGAGAAGATGGTCACATAATGCTATCGGATTTCGATCTCTCTCTAAGATGTGCCGTTAGTCCAACTCTCGTTAAGTCCGCCAACTCTAACTTAGAGACAAAAGGCTCAGGATATTGCGCTCAGCCTGCTTGCATCGAACCAACTTGCGTAATTAAGCCAGACTGCATCCAACCTTCATGTTTCACGCCACGTTTTCTATCAGGCAAAtccaagaagaaagaaaagaagttgaaaCCTAAAAACGACGTGCATAATCAGGTGACACCACTCCCTGAGCTTATGGCGGAGCCCACAAATGCCCGATCAATGTCCTTTGTTGGCACGCACGAGTACTTGGCGCCTGAAATCATCAAAGGCGAAGGTCACGGCAGTGCTGTAGACTGGTGGACATTTGGTATATTCTTATACGAGCTTTTGTTTGGTAGAACTCCATTCAAAGGTTCGGCGAATCGGGCAACTTTATTTAATGTAGTCGGGCAGCCCTTAAGATTTCCAGAATCCCCTAGTGTTAGCTTTGCTGCCAGGGACTTGATTAGGGGTTTACTTGTGAAAGAACCTCAGCATCGTCTTGCGTACAGACGCGGAGCCACAGAGATAAAACAACATCCattctttcaaaatattaacTGGGCACTGATCCGTTGTGCAACTCCTCCAGAAGTGCCGAGACAGGCCATGAAAGCAGCGCTCACTCCCGAGAAGAAGGCTCCTGGAGTGAAGCCTTCTGGTAACTATTTAGATATTGATTTCTTTTGA
- the LOC25497931 gene encoding vacuolar protein sorting-associated protein 22 homolog 1: MRRRPGIGGLQTAAAARDQYKKLGENVAKIRTDMMKEQLSTFRSQLEDFARKHKNDIRKNPAFRSQFHEMCAKVGVDPLASNKGFWAELLGIGDFYYELGVQIVDICLATRPLNGGLINLQELSQLLRQRRKSDRGVVSEDDCLRAISKLKVLGSGFEVISVGKKKLVRSVPTELNKDHNEILELAQGQGFVTVDEVEKRLSWILGRAIDALDTLLDEGLAMIDDGHKDGKRRYWFPCVSPISSLTRIDSL; encoded by the exons ATGAGAAGGAGACCTGGAATAGGAGGGTTACAAACAGCTGCAGCAGCAAGAGATCAATATAAGAAATTGGGTGAGAATGTTGCTAAGATCAGAACTGATATGATGAAGGAACAGCTTTCCACTTTTCGTTCTCAGCTCGAAGATTTTGCTCGAAAACACAAG AATGATATACGCAAGAACCCTGCATTCAGATCACAGTTTCATGAAATGTGTGCTAAAGTTGGAGTAGATCCATTGGCCTCGAATAAGGGTTTTTGGGCTGAGCTATTGGGAATTGGTGATTTCTATTACGAACTTG GAGTTCAAATTGTGGACATTTGCTTGGCTACTAGACCCCTCAATGGTGGATTGATCAACCTACAAGAACTCTCTCAACTCCTTCGCCAGAGAAGAAAAAGTGATCGTGGAGTTGTTTCTGAGGATGATTGCCTGCGTGCTATCAGTAAGCTGAAG GTTCTCGGTAGTGGGTTTGAAGTTATTTCTGTTGGAAAGAAAAAACTTGTCCGTTCGGTTCCAACTGAGCTGAACAAAGACCACAATGAAATTCTTGAACTTGCCCAG GGTCAAGGATTTGTGACTGTCGATGAAGTAGAAAAGCGACTATCTTGGATTTTGGGCCGTGCCATTGATGCACTTGATACATTACTTGAT GAGGGACTTGCAATGATTGATGATGGCCACAAAGATGGAAAACGACGGTACTGGTTTCCGTGTGTATCCCCCATTTCATCTTTGACGCGAATTGATTCCTTGTAA
- the LOC25497928 gene encoding altered inheritance of mitochondria protein 32: protein MASDNSSTDTGFTRPEMYTEKLAGTVDAYDRHVFLYYKNHLSWPPRVEASDDHPLPKLVADTFKARKNDLALKTKITVCEASEEDGFSDGDVLIFPEMVKYRGLVESNVESFFEDVLVNDKPWAIGVPEVLTGSHVYVCAHGSRDVRCGTCGPVLIKNFNEEIELRGLKDQISVTACSHLGGHKYAGNIIIYSPGPDGKTMGHWYGYVTPNDIPDLLDQHIAKGEVIQRLWRGQMGPSVPEVKGANDQKLANGNLANGEHANKIEKNIESNSLSREENVTGCCQGVNGVSCCSFPNPAKRDEIKEGKSCKIRSLLKERDVLTAVGVLGAGAAVAVAYKLYRRSG from the exons ATGGCGTCCGATAACTCTTCCACCGACACCGGTTTCACTCGCCCTGAAATGTACACCGAAAAACTCGCCGGCACCGTCGACGCCTACGACCGCCACGTTTTCCTCTACTACAAAAACCATCTCTCCTGGCCACCTCGCGTCGAAGCTTCCGACGACCATCCTCTCCCGAAACTCGTCGCCGATACGTTTAAAGCGCGTAAGAACGATTTAGCTCTCAAG ACGAAAATTACTGTGTGTGAAGCGAGTGAGGAAGATGGATTCTCTGACGGTGACGTTTTGATTTTCCCGGAAATGGTTAAATACAG ggGTTTGGTGGAGTCAAATGTTGAGAGCTTTTTTGAAGATGTTTTGGTGAATGACAAACCATGGGCTATTGGAGTACCGGAGGTTTTAACTGGTTCACATGTCTATGTATGTGCTCATGGAAGCCGTGATGTTAGATGTGGTACTTGTGGGCCAGTTCTCATCAAAAATTTTAATGAGGAAATTGAGCTTCGAGGTCTGAAGGATCAGATATCTGTTACTGCCTGTTCTCACTTGGGTGGGCACAAATATGCTGGGAATATAATCATATACAGTCCAGGACCGGACGGAAAAACAATGGGTCACTG GTACGGTTATGTTACTCCCAATGATATTCCTGATTTACTTGACCAACATATTGCAAAAGGAGAGGTTATACAACGACTTTGGAG GGGCCAAATGGGACCGTCTGTTCCAGAAGTGAAGGGAGCAAATGACCAGAAACTTGCTAATGGAAACCTTGCTAATGGAGAACATGCTAATAAGATCGAGAAGAATATTGAAAGTAACAGCTTGAGCAGGGAAGAAAATGTGACCGGTTGTTGCCAGGGTGTTAATGGAGTTTCTTGTTGCAGTTTTCCAAATCCTGCAAAAAGAGACGAGATTAAAGAGGGCAAAAGCTGTAAGATCCGGTCTCTATTGAAGGAGCGTGATGTTCTCACAGCCGTTGGTGTGCTTGGAGCTGGGGCGGCTGTTGCCGTGGCTTACAAACTTTACAGAAGGTCAGGCTGA